One window of Vespula pensylvanica isolate Volc-1 chromosome 17, ASM1446617v1, whole genome shotgun sequence genomic DNA carries:
- the LOC122635191 gene encoding uncharacterized protein LOC122635191, whose translation MPGYKWVHYPRGPERCRWQPNMITIGRDLDGVNLVVGRARHHGDVLPAKVKPDHSVAYVCHNGNEHMKHEFEILMPTDFKWIPSGHGHVPENAVEAGRTVNGEVLFVGRTYHNGVPCVGKVQRSHGVLYIPYDGQEIPFRQYEVLVQS comes from the exons atgccag GATATAAATGGGTTCATTATCCTCGTGGTCCAGAGAGATGTCGTTGGCAACCAAATATGATAACTATCGGTAGAGATTTGGATGGTGTAAATCTCGTAGTTGGTCGTGCTCGTCATCATGGCGATGTTTTACCAGCTAAAGTAAAACCCGATCATAGCGTTGCTTATGTCTGTCATAATGGCAATGAACATATGAAACATGAATTTGAG ATTCTAATGCCAACGGATTTCAAATGGATCCCTTCGGGTCATGGACATGTTCCTGAAAATGCTGTTGAAGCTGGTAGGACAGTTAATGGTGAAGTTCTCTTCGTTGGTCGTACTTATCATAATGGTGTCCCTTGTGTTggaaag gTGCAAAGAAGTCATGGGgttttatatataccatatGACGGACAGGAAATACCTTTCAGACAATACGAAGTTCTCGTACAAAGTTAA